Below is a window of Halomicrobium mukohataei DSM 12286 DNA.
CGCTCGGTGATGTCTCGGATGACGCCGGCCGTTCCCTCGAACTCGCCGTCTTCGTCGGTCATGACGGCGATTTTCGTCTCGTTGTAGGTCTCCTCGCCGTCGTCGTCGACCGTCCACATCTCGAAGGTCGCCACGTCTCGATCGGTGGTCAACAGCTCGCGGATGCGTTCCTCGGCCCGTTCGACGCCGTCTCCGACGACGAACTCCTCGGGCGACGCTCCGACGATCTCCGACCGCTCGTAGCCGATGTGGTCGGCCAGCGCGTCGTTGATCATCTCGATGGTCCCGTCGGGAGCCATCACGTACATCGGGTCCGCGACGCTCTCGGCCAGCGTCTCGTACTGGCGCAGCGTCTGTTCGCGCTCCTTGCGCTCGGACACGTCACGGCCCACACCGGCGATGCCGAGGAACTCGCCGGTCGTGTCCGACAGCGCCGTGCCGTGGAACTCGTAGGGAATCGTCTCGCCGGACTTCGTCTGTACCGTGGCCTCGTATCGCGACGAGCCGCTCTCGATCGCACGCTCGATGGCAGCTTCGACCGTGGGAACGTCCTCGGGAGCGATGAACTCCAGTGCAGTCATCTCCGCGATCTCCTCGTCGCTGTATCCCGTCACGTCGACCACCTGCTCGTTCCACTGGCGCAGCGACCAGTCGGGCGTGACGACGTAGAAGAGGTCTTCGAGCGAGTTCAACACGTCCTCGACGTACGCTCGCTGCTCTTCGAGCGCCCGGCGGTGCTCCGTGCGAGCCGTGATGTCCGTCATAAACCCCTCCAGAATCTCCGTCTCGTCGTCGCGCGTGAGCAACTGGCCCCGCTCCCACAGCCACCGCCGTTGCCCGTCGTCCGTCTCGATCCGGTAGGTGACTTCGAAGGGCTCGCCGCTGTCGAGTGCCGACTGGACCGCCTCCCGGACGTCGTCGCGATCCTCGGGGTGAACCACGTCGGTCTCCCAGTCGACCCGTCCGCTCTCCAGGGCGTCGGGCTCGTAGCCGGTCAGCTCCCGGACTCCCGCGCTGACGAACTGCATCGGCCAGCCCGGTTCGTTTCGACAGCGATACACCATTCCGGGGAGGTTCGACACCAGCGTCGAGAGGCGCTGTTCTTGCCGTTCGATCGGCGTCGTCGCTCTGTACTCAGAGACCGTTCGCTCGACCCGATCCACGAGCGCGCGATACCCGTCGTCGCCGTCGCGAGGGAGGTACTCGGTGACGCCGGCAGCGACCGCCTCGCTGGCGAGCGCTTCACTTCCGGCGTCGGTACACAGCAGGAACGGAAGGTCCGGATACTCCGAGCGGACGGTTTCGAGGAGCGCGACGCTGTCGAGGGCAGACTCGTCGTGGCCGCTGACGACGCAATCGAACCGACCGTCGGCGAGTTCCTCGACGGCTGCCTCGCTGGTCGAGACGCTCTCGACGACGATGTCGTCGTCTGCCAGCCGCGCCGCGACGGCGTGTCGGACCTGCGGGTCGCGGTCCACGTGGAGCACTCGAATCCCGTCCACAGGCTGGGTCATTACACGAGTCTCTGTCGCCCACCGTATAAAAATGTGTAGTTGTGTCGATATGACGGTCCACGAGCCGGCGTCGGTCCCAGTCGTCGCACTGTCACTGTTTCGAGCGACTCGCGACCACGTGATCGCGAGATCGGCCCAGACTGACAGTCGGCAGTGTCATACGGACGGTTGTCGTTGCGTATCAGTAGAACGTGTCGGCGCAGTCGTACACGACACCGTGCACGGGACAGACGTACTTGCAGTGGCGGTGGTACATGGGCGTCTCGCACATCGGACAGGGCCGCCCACCGGTCTCGGTCATGACACGCTCTGGGGTGCGGTCGGGCAAGAGCGTGTCGACGTTCGGCGTCGCGGACGAATTTGGTACGGAATCCGAAGAACCGTTAAGGGGGTAGTGTCCCCAGCAACGGGCATGACACGGTTCGCTCGCTTTCGTCCGTCGGCCGACGATGCGGTGGCGCTGTTTGCCGGCGTCGCGGCCGTCGTGGGCTCGTTCGCCGCCGTCGGCTTCGCCCCGTCGTTCGTCGCGTCACCGATCGAGCGGTGGCTGGCCCGGCGGATGCCCGGCGCTGTGGTCTCGCTGGCGATCCAGTTTCTCGGTTCGCTCGGCCAGCAGCTGAACCTCGTCGCCGCCGCGCTCGTGGCCGTCTGCGTCGTCGCCGCCGTCGCACGCGTCGCCGGCACGCTCGGGGATCGACTCGCCAACCGCGCCGTCGGACCCGTCGTCGCCGGTGGCGTCGTCTTCGGCGTCGCGACGCTGCTCACGGGATCTGTCCCTTCCAGCGGTGGTGCCGCAGTCGGGACGGCTCTCACACTCGGCCTCGCGGGGCTGTCGGGCTCGCTCCCGGCTCGCGGCGCGACGAGTCCCGACCGTCGGCGCGTCCTCGCGTCGCTGGGGACGGCTGCCGGACTCGGCGTCGTCGCGACCGTCCTGACCGACGACACCAGCCAGCCGACCGCGACCATTCCGGACGACGCCAGTCCAGCGGTGCGTGAGGCACTCGAAGCGGCCGCAGACCAGTCGCTGGCCGTCGACGGACTCGAACCGCTCGTGAGCGACGAGTTCTTCAGCGTCGACATCAACGCCGTCGATCCCGAGGTCGACGCGACCCAGTGGTCCCTCTCGGTGACCGGCTCGGTCGAGGAAGAGATCACGGTCGACTACGAGCAGCTCCGGTCGATGGACGCACGGACGGAGTTTCACACGCTGCGCTGTGTCGGCGAGTCGCTCAACGGGACGAAGATGGACAACGCCCTCTGGACCGGCGTTCCCGTCCGGACGCTGCTGGACCGAGCCGGCCCCGACAGCGACTGTGACTGCGTGCGGGTCCACGCCGCCGACGACTACTACCAGGTGTTCCCCATCGACGCGCTCAACGGCGCGATGCTGGCCTACCGGATGAACGGCCGCCCGCTGCCACAGGGTCACGGCTACCCGGCCCGGGCGCTGGTGCCCGGCCACTGGGGCGAGATCAACGTCAAGTGGATCACCGAGATCGAGGTGATCGACCGCGATGCGGAGGGCTACTGGGAGGAACGTGGCTGGCACGGCACCGGGCCGGTCGAGACCGTCGCGAAGATCCACGCCCAGAACACGCTACCAGACGGCCGCGTACAGGTCGGCGGCCACGCCTACGCCGGGACGCGTGGCGTCTCGGCCGTCGAAGTCTCGACTGACGGCGGCGACAGTTGGTCGGAGGCGCGACTCTCCGATCCCCTCGTCGAGTCGGTCGACTGGGCCGGCGAGCCGGGCGAGACGCCACACGCGCCGGACGTGTGGCGACAGTGGGCCTTCGAGTACGAGCCCCCGGCCGGCGAACACGAGGTCGTCGCCCGCGCGATCGAGGCCGACGGGACGGTCCAGCCCGAGACCGAACGCGAGGCCTTCCCCCACGGCCCCAGCGGGTGGGTGTCGAGGACGGTGGAGTAGCTCCTCCAGCGAACGGAACCGCGCGACACGGCGGGTTAGCTCGTCGCCCCGTCCACGTCGACGCTCTGGGACCGCTCGGTCTCGTGCCCCAGCTGGGTCTTCAGCTGATCGAGTTCGCGATCGACTCGCTGTTCGGTCGAGCGTCGGTCCAGTTCCCGGTCGATCTCGTCGCCCTCTGCGAGCACGTCGTCGAGCGCACCGCTCGCCTCGAGCTCTTCGAGCGCAGCCGCTCTGGCCTCCATCTGCTCGGTCCGTTCGGTCGCACGCTCGATTGCACGGTTCACGTCGGCCATGTCGCCGCCGACCCCGGTGAACGCCTCGGCGACGCGGGCCGACGCCTCGGCCGCTTCGTGGCGCGCCTTCAGCGTCTCTTTGTGGGTCCGGAACCCCTCGATCCGTCCCCGAAGTTCGATCTGGCGCTGGACGAGCTGGTCCTGCGTCGCCTGCAGTCTGTCGATCTGTTCGTCCAGGCCAGCGAGCTGATCGCTCGTCGCGTGTTTCTTCTCCAGGGCGC
It encodes the following:
- a CDS encoding PAS domain S-box protein, which gives rise to MTQPVDGIRVLHVDRDPQVRHAVAARLADDDIVVESVSTSEAAVEELADGRFDCVVSGHDESALDSVALLETVRSEYPDLPFLLCTDAGSEALASEAVAAGVTEYLPRDGDDGYRALVDRVERTVSEYRATTPIERQEQRLSTLVSNLPGMVYRCRNEPGWPMQFVSAGVRELTGYEPDALESGRVDWETDVVHPEDRDDVREAVQSALDSGEPFEVTYRIETDDGQRRWLWERGQLLTRDDETEILEGFMTDITARTEHRRALEEQRAYVEDVLNSLEDLFYVVTPDWSLRQWNEQVVDVTGYSDEEIAEMTALEFIAPEDVPTVEAAIERAIESGSSRYEATVQTKSGETIPYEFHGTALSDTTGEFLGIAGVGRDVSERKEREQTLRQYETLAESVADPMYVMAPDGTIEMINDALADHIGYERSEIVGASPEEFVVGDGVERAEERIRELLTTDRDVATFEMWTVDDDGEETYNETKIAVMTDEDGEFEGTAGVIRDITERTERQRELERYETILQAVGDPVYTLDAEGQFTVVNDAMEALSGYDRDRLIGEHISKLMTPEDVAAGEDLIAELLADPDRTNGTFEMGLQTADGTRITCENHVALLPADDGRFRGTAGVIRDISERKQRERQLEQFASVVSHDLRSPLNVVQGRVNHAIATGELEHLDDAADAAHRMEALIGDLLTLARQGRRVGDLEPVALDVVAQAAWSQLDADEKDLVAETDSRVEADFDRLQELFDNLFCNAITHGGAETVRVVDTDDGFAVVDDGDGIPPSQRETIFERGFTTSEEGTGFGLAIVDTIVRAHDWSITVGRSDAGGARFEVTT
- a CDS encoding HVO_2523 family zinc finger protein is translated as MTETGGRPCPMCETPMYHRHCKYVCPVHGVVYDCADTFY
- a CDS encoding molybdopterin-dependent oxidoreductase, which produces MTRFARFRPSADDAVALFAGVAAVVGSFAAVGFAPSFVASPIERWLARRMPGAVVSLAIQFLGSLGQQLNLVAAALVAVCVVAAVARVAGTLGDRLANRAVGPVVAGGVVFGVATLLTGSVPSSGGAAVGTALTLGLAGLSGSLPARGATSPDRRRVLASLGTAAGLGVVATVLTDDTSQPTATIPDDASPAVREALEAAADQSLAVDGLEPLVSDEFFSVDINAVDPEVDATQWSLSVTGSVEEEITVDYEQLRSMDARTEFHTLRCVGESLNGTKMDNALWTGVPVRTLLDRAGPDSDCDCVRVHAADDYYQVFPIDALNGAMLAYRMNGRPLPQGHGYPARALVPGHWGEINVKWITEIEVIDRDAEGYWEERGWHGTGPVETVAKIHAQNTLPDGRVQVGGHAYAGTRGVSAVEVSTDGGDSWSEARLSDPLVESVDWAGEPGETPHAPDVWRQWAFEYEPPAGEHEVVARAIEADGTVQPETEREAFPHGPSGWVSRTVE
- a CDS encoding PspA/IM30 family protein — its product is MSLLRRFGFVVRSWLDALLNRVEDPVAELDYSYEQLRDELQEINRGIADLTTQKKRLEMHRERLRAAVEKYDEQAQEALRQEREELARRALEKKHATSDQLAGLDEQIDRLQATQDQLVQRQIELRGRIEGFRTHKETLKARHEAAEASARVAEAFTGVGGDMADVNRAIERATERTEQMEARAAALEELEASGALDDVLAEGDEIDRELDRRSTEQRVDRELDQLKTQLGHETERSQSVDVDGATS